ACAGGCTCGAGCTCGGCGCGATGAAGATGCCAGCGGACGACACCGCGAAACCCTTGAACTCCGATGTCGACGTCTCTGACAAGTTGGCGTAGGCGGTACTGCCAGCGAGCATAACCTGCGTGCAGGCTGACCCCGTCACGGCGCCGCCGGGGCCTATGAGGCATTTGTAGATGCGGTTCTGGGCGCTGAGAAGGTAGAGGTTGCCCTTGTATACGGTCACATCGAAGAGGCTGATGCCATTTTTCACCAGCGTCACGTACACGACGCTATTCATCACCCAGTAGAGAAAGCCGTCGTTCTGCACGTAGTAGACGGTAGAGATGGGAGACCCGCTGCTGGAAGTGGTCCGCACCGTCGTGCAGCCGAACACGCCGGTCAGCCGAACCTGGTCAATCGGTCCGCTGTTCAAGTTCATCGAACCCTGGCCATACCAGAAGCTCAGGTAAGTGCTGTGACGATCGAAAGTGAAAAAATAAGAGGCGCCGCCGATGAGGAGCGTTGTGTCCGTCACGTCGGTGGTGTCGAAGTTGGCGCAGAGCGCGAAGGGGTTCAGAATGCGGTTCGTGCCTAACTTGCCCTCCTCGTTCTGGCCtaccagcagcgcaccggcCACCGTGACGCCCGCATGATCGTACGCGCGCGCCGTGGTGGCAGCaacggtgacggcggcgatgagtacagtcagcagcgtcgctgccgcggaggacACTCGATAGACACAGCGCCCCATTCTTGACTTGTtgtttgtctttctctctgtgtgtaaCCTCCCTTTGGGTCTGCTTtaagagcgagcgagcgagagagagagagagagagagagagagagggggggggtggcagcagcacagggaAATTTAACCCTAAAAGAAATCTAACTGTTCTACGACACGGACGCCCAGACACAGGCATACAGGCACTCGCCGCAGCTActgctgtgtgggtgttttgCGTGCGAGAGACTcagggagacagagaggactgtgggtggagagggaagagagtcGAGTCAGCGGCCgtaggaggaggaagagagcaatAAGCAAcggcacacccacccacacccaccacGCAACGCACCCAAACACTGACGACCAGACGAGAGTAACGCACAGCgctgtggggggagggaagggaggggcagaTGAACGTCCTCCCTTTTTTATCGGTTGCTTTCCAGCCACGAGCACAGACCCACGCACAAAGGGTACAGCGACTGCCTGCTGAGCTGTGCTGCGCTGACGAAGAGTGAGAAGGCCAGCGCGGAGCGAAGGGGTGGAGTGTAACGTGTACGAGAAGAGTGCGGCTGCTGGCACAATGTTTCCTTTTCGCTGTTTGTTTCGCTGTGGTGTGTGAGGAAGATTGGCCGTCTCCGTTGCTGTTAACAACCTTTGCGTGAAGAGAGGCAGGTTGTGCTGTGTAGGTGGACTTCTAAGAAACAGGTGGAGGGTGGATGGGGTGGTGGCTGTTGGAGCAGTGGCATTaaggaggcagaggccaTGTGTAGAGAGCATGCACACCCTCttgggagagagggaaggggtgaAGAAAGACACGGCAAGGGAACTTGCCCATCCCCCGATTGATCTCCCCAGTACGATCATCCCTGTTCCACAGACGCTGTTACTCAACCGCTTTCCTCTCGTCGCACACTCCGACTCCACCtacgagaggggggagggggagaggtcATGTCAAGTGCAACGAGGATCCCCTCTCCCGAAGTTCAGCCTCACATCCTTGATAGTacagatacacacacacacacacacacacacaccctcgtACGCCTTTGAGTTCACATTAGGAGTGCTTGTTTGCCTGTTTTAATGTTCCGTGCCTCTTCCACCTTGTTCTGgcgcgggggtgggggcggtggtggtggtggcggcttGACGCAACGGAGAGGACATTGCTGCATTGCTGatgtttctttccttctcgctTTCGCCATGTCGTCCGCGACACGGGCCCAAAGACTCCGACAAACTCGAGAGAGACACGTACATACCCAACAGCATCAACTCTAACGTCTCCCTTCCCATCGCAAGAATTACTCCGTACACCCACGACGACCGCAATAAACAAACCACTGAGTGTGACCACCGATGACGACGTAGCGAAACAGCGTCGTGacgtcccccctcccctcccttcacacacacagagcgagaggacggggggggggagggaagggacggagagaggaagcccacacccacacccaccaaCTGAACGGAATAGAAAAACGTGAACGATGGTCGTACGAAATGCCGAGAAAAAGGGGGTAGGCGATACACCACGGGGGACTCAAACGCaaccacacccacacacgcgggCCTCTGTACGCTTTGAGCagctttccctcccccccttcctcgtctGTTGACGCTCGTCTCTACGCGATTCGCGGAAAAGccgagcaagagagggaagggaagaaggggggagagggaggcctGGTGGTGTGTCCCTTCTAAAGTATAACATAAATAAGGCCTTTGCTTTTCGTCGTCTTTTCTCTGGGTGTGcggcagggggtggggtggggctcTCTTTCGCCCCTTTCACATtcaaacacacgcacagagagggagggagggagggagccaCAGTAAAGAAAAATAAAGGGTATGGGTGAAGTCTAGTTAAATGATgggcaccatcaccaccgccgcgagGATGTTCGATGGGCTAATGATCATCAGTATAATGAGCACGATACCAgccaccgccatcaccaccgagGACGCAATGGCACCCCTGCACACGTCGTCGCACGCGGATTCGGTGTTCACGAGGCACTTGGGGGCCGTGATCGTCTTACAGGTGGTCGTGCAGTTGAAGAAGCAGAAGGGGCCAAGGTTCCAGCCGCTGTTCTTTAGGGATTCCAGAAAagctcgtgtgcgtgtccaGGTGGAGGTCACCAAGCGATCTTGCGTGAGCTGCAGGGTATAGCCTCGCGGGCCCCAGAATGTCAAAATCAAAATTGTGTGGTCGTTGCTGAGGTCGGCGGTAATGTTGCCGCACCACCCCGAGACGTTCATGTCGCCGTACACGagtgtggtggtgctgttgtTTGGAGGTATCAGGAACTCGCTCAAGTAGTCAGTGGTGTTGTATGCCTCTGTGGCGTCCATGCGCATCCAGTGGTAGGCCTGGGCCATGAGGCAGCTGTCGTTGATGGGGAAGGCTTCTGTGGGGAAGGCTGCAAGGCCTTGGTGGCGTCCTGAGAGAATTTCATCACTGTCACTGCTGCTATCTTCCGGCTGAATTGGGGTTGCGGAGACAATCATGAACTTGGTGGTTGTTAGGATGTACCAGCTGTCAGGGGTACGCTCGAAGAAGAGTTGCACCCTACCGCCGATGACCAAAGTGTTAAAGTCGATCATTTTCTCCGGGATCAGCGCCGGGGAGGCGGTCGGTGATGCTATCGCGCTAAGAGAAGCGATCGTGCTGCCGTTGGAAGTCACATACAACACCTTCGTGCCATCGCTGCTTGTGGTGAGAATTCGACCAAAGTCGGCTACGCGAGGATCGCTCACCTTCCACGAGGTTGAGCCGGGCTGCGCGTATGACCAACAGTAGATCTGCAAGGTTGCGTTCACGATGAAGGCCCGACTGAGTTCAGGAAGAACGGTGATGGCGCCTGGCACGAAGAAGGGGTCGCTGGTGAAGTTCACCTGCCCCACAGGACTGCTCAGAGTTGGAATATACAGCACCTGGTGGAGGCCGGTATTAGAGAGGAAAACAGAGGTTTTGTCGTCGATGATCGAAATAGCGAGTGAGTTTGGGGTGCGCAGAACACTCGCGTTTAAAATTGTTGTTGTCGTCTGTGTGCTCGTGTTGATGAAGCGAAGGGCGCTGTTCACAGTATCGGCCACGTAGTAGCCGCCGTTGCCGGACGCGAGGGAGTTGGAGCGACTGTCACCGCTGGCGATGCCGCCGAAAAGGGCCTCTGTGGAGGGGCCATCGTTGTTACCCTTCCTTGAGAGATTGCCGGCAATGGTGGAGATGTAACCGTTCCTAGAGATCAAGCGAATGGCGGAGCCGCTGCCCCCCATGTCGGAGAACACGACCCCGTCCTTGACCATAGCGCCGCCGTAGCCGACTACGCCGTATCTGCCCATCCCGCTGGGGCCGTCCACCGAGTCACCACCGCCCGGGCCGTTGACGAAGAGGGTGTAGTAATAGTAAATGCCGTCATAGTAGGGGTCGGAGTCTGAGctttgcgcagctgcaggggcAGAGAGTTGAAACAAAACATAGAGAGCAATAagagtggtggtgaggggcagaaggggagaaggccTCCGTGCCCGTGGCACCGGCGGTTGCCCTGTTGTGAAAGCCACACGCTCCGACATCCGATCGTGTGCCGTGGCgagtagaggaggaggaggaagagggagagaggggggggggaggagaccAAGGCTCACACACCCTCACTTTGTGTAGGTGCAAGaacgaaagggggagaggggggaggagacgtACTAAACCCGACAGAAAAGAGCGAGGCAAAAAGACAgggggcacacacgcacacgcagggcTGCGGCACAGAAGGAGTGAAACCGCCCCGCAAGCGCAACAACAGCCACAACACACGACGACGAAGGCGGGCCGCGTGACTAGCTCTAacaggagaagaaaacaacagTACGAGAGCCGAGGTCACCCGGTCACAGCTCACAGAGCGCGCCCAGGTGTCTGGGTGTTTTGTCCGTACGATGTGGACGATATGAGGAACAACGacagcaggggaggggggaaaggtGTGATGGTGGCGACTGGGTAGCGTGGGTTAGTTGGTGAGGGCGGAGGGCCGAGCTGTGAACTCACtcgtgcagagagagaggggcgtgtgtgtcagggagagaaaaacgaagaaggggggaggggaggggtaaCAATGAAGGAGAAGACGGAAGGTGGGCgggcgggtggtggtggggaaaAAGCGAACTGCCGTTGGGCCCCTCCCTTGTCGCGTTGTTTTTTTCGCtggcctctgtgtgtgtgtgtgtgaggggggagggagggagggaggggggagagaggagtcGCAATGCTTAGGatgggagggaagagagagacacccgcacacgcactgaggtggtGATATCAATGAGGGAACAAgcaaacacccacacccacacacacacagaggcaccgCGTTTGCAGGTGAGTGATGGTGGAAagaatggggggggggaggccaGTAGCCACCGCGAGGATGCAAGgaaggtggagggagagagggagagactaGTCGCTGAGGTCGTAGGGTTGGATCAAGGATAGGTGCCAAGCAGACGGCACATAAGCCCCAGCACATGCTCTTCGGCAGAGAGGGCAGGTAccgtgcgtctctctgttTGTGCGTGCCCATCTCTGCGAGCGAGGAAGGCAGaacggaaagggaagggagacggagagaaggggaagcacagagacacaTGAGTGACTTACACCCCTATttctgcccctctctctctttctttcttttgctctcttgTTCTCGCGCATAACACCGTGAAATAACGAGACAAGACTTCAAGACGGCGCGCTATCTCCGTCCAGTGAAAAGTCTGGCAACGTAGTGCACCTCCGCACTGTGTGAAAGAACGACTTCTGGCGGATGGCCAtattttcttcctctttgttTGTTGGTTTGTTCCCTCTCGAATGGTTCGGCGCTGCGTCCCCCTTCGGCACTCGTACAGATGCCGCCGATATGGTCGCAGTGCACAGTGGCCTAGCCGAGATACCGGGTGTATGCGTGtttgtgggtgggggggggggggagggcgaggcgATGTTGAAACTACGAGGGGTACCCAAACAAACATgtccacacacgcgcacaacgGACGCTTCTCGGCAGATTACGCTGCCGCCGTAGTCAGCTACGCGAATAAAAAGGGCAGCGTTCGCTGCGTATCGCAACACCGGGGCTAGTGGAAATCGCCTGCATTATCGCACGCACTCACAGCTTCGTGATGCGGTTCACCGGCTGCCCGTTCTTGTTCAGGTGAGCGAAAGGGCACGCCGCGCCTCTTTGGCAGCCCTCTGGTGTGCGGTAGAAGTGGCACAGCCCAGCGCTGCCCACGTTTGCGACGTTGCCtgtgatggcgctgctgttgtgcgcgTGGTAGACGGTGTTATCCACGTGCTGCGCAttgcggcgcagctgtgcgaTACGATAGTCATTCAGCTTCTCAGCCAGGCTTGGGTCGTCGGGGGACGGGAGCGGTGGAAGCGGCGGGGCACCGGGGGCAGCACACACTGACGACGATGGCGCGGCGGACACCGACCCAGACAGCAATGACGACAGgacagcgccgctgttgccaccgctgctgccggcgttGTTGTTCCCACTCAATGCCCCACCATATGACTTTTTGTGTTCAAAGGtggtgagctgctgcacatccgcctcctccttgtccaCGCCGTAGTAGCCATCACACACCTTGTAGAAGTCCATGAGGGCTTGATGGGCAATGAACGGCGATGGACGAAGCGTGTGGTCGtgcggctgcaccgcctcgtAGAGGGCTTCGGGGGAGAGTGCCGTGTACGGCTTCGGCTCGGCAGCCCGCACGAGACACAGCATCGCAGGGGTAGCGTTCTCGATCAGGTAGTTTACGCGGCCCGCTTTGCGGcgacgtgctgctgtggctggtGCCTCCACCGCTTCCTTGTAGGCTGCCGCAGACATATTTACGAGGGAAAGGCCCGGAGGTGAGAAGCTgtcaacagagagagaggggaagcgCAGGCGCTCACCAACACGTTGAGTGTGCCCGTGCTtgcttcccttcctcttgctCTCACAGGGAGTAAAAACCTTGACAGCCCAGAGGTTGCCGGAGGCGGGGTCCACAGTACAAGCAccaagaggaggggggagaggaggagggaggggggagagtaCTTGTTGACGGTCACTCGCGTGCACTTTGCTTTGCCTTCCAGAAAGGTgaggagtggagggggaggggaggagagggtggagagtaggcgtgtgtgtgtgtctgcgcgtTTGTCGAGGCAGGACGGCAAGGCCGTCCGCTACGAGAGACGGAAGGGGGGCGAGCGAGTTGGCCAAGCGAGAGAactcccccactcccccccgccccaccaccaccgcaatGATTATCGGCATCATGACAGGCattctttgctgctgctgctgctgctgcttccatGTTCGCACGTGTCACTCTGCTCTCGCTCTTGCCGTGGCACAGGAGAAGCCAAATCTATGgcacctccctccttcctccctcccttaTTCACCCAGCTCGACAGTAGCAATGAAGCCAGCGCGCCAGggcctctgtgtgcgtgcccgTAGCGTTCATGGGCAGCGAAGGACTCTATTTCTTGAACCGCGTAGAAGTtgcgcgcagacacacacgtgccCATACACGCGCAACAGTCAACGGGGAAGTCCTAGAGAGCACTACtacagtggcagcagcttGAACTTGTCGATGGCCCACTCCCGATACATCGCTATCTCACACGTTGGAAGGGCGAGGTAGTCGTCTACCATGTCGTAGCTAATGGTCGCCGCGATCTTGTCGTAGTCAACACGCCCCTCCCGCACTTCCTGATAGTcgatgctgtcgctgccgagTGTAGCGCCGCGGCGGGAGTGATAATCGGGGTTCCTGTGGCACTGGCGAAGGTAAAGCACGTAGCCCAAGAGCTCTGCCATGGCCCAGAGAGGTCGCTTGGTCTCTTTGGCCAACGTGTGCTCGCCTTCCGCGCCGCCCTCATCAGAGAGCGCACACGTTGTCCCCTCCGACGCCGGCTCCCGTAGCGGCGGAGCGCGACGTTGCCGACGCTGCACCGTCGCTGTGTCGGTGTCGCGCGCGTCGCTCGGGAGTACGTCACGCAGCTCGTCGCCTACAAAGCACACAGTGCGGTAGTGATGTCCCGGGAGCAGTCGCACTTCTCCCGTCTCCGGCGAAGGCAGCATCAGCACGCAGCCATCGCGCGTGGCTGCCTGCGTGCGCTTTTCTTGTAGGAGCGTCAGCAGTtcgcggcgcacctccttcacTTCGCGCGTGATGGCTTTGCGCTGGCCCGACAGCGCTGACATAAGGTGCTTCGCGGGGACACCCCCACGTGCTGCGTCGGAAGGGGCAGACACAGTGGAGTCTCCGCCGCCCCTGTCAGCGTGATCTCCGGCGTTGCACACCGCGGGTTCTGGGAGCCACTGCTCCTTgttccgccgccgcgcccgGATGCATCGCATGGACCACAGGTTCTTGGTCCTGAGGAGGTCCGCGCGTGCTGCGACTAGCTTCGAGGCGCGCGATTGCAGCTCTAGCCGACGCTgacggcgcaggcggcgctgccggagTGCACCAGTGCAGTCCAGCAACAGCACTGGGCGGTCACCGTAGCAGTGCACCGGgtgaggcgcagcaccttcagCAGCGACCACACAGTTGCCAACGTCACTGGCATCAGTAGGGCGCTGGTCGTCTTCCGCGACTGTCCTCGTGGCGCGCGGAGAAATCAAATCCCGAGGAATAAGAAATGGATGCTCTGCAGGGACGATCATGCGCTTGTGATTGAGCATCACGACGAAGTTACGGCGAGGGTTTGAGTTGGCGTATGCGATCTCCCAGGAAAATGATGGCGAGGGCGTGCTTGCAGCATGATCCTCAACAGCTGCATTGGGTGTCGGGGAAGCAACGAGCGCCACATGAGGCCGATGTggcagggaggaggggagcggTGGGAGGCGGGGAGGACCATCAACTGAGTTCTCGCTGAGGGTGGGGATGGTGATGTTGCTGTTTTCCATAATCGCCGTGCGCGGTCGCTGATTCTGCAGTTCATCGGAGCGGTGAGCTAAGGCGACAGAGGAGGGTGCGGGCGTGATGGATGTGTGTTGGGCATCCTCGGATGAGTTGCATGATTGTGTTGTCGGCACTGACATGCCATCGTCCTGCCGCGTACGCTTCTGGTCCGACGAGTGCGCAGACGAGGTAGTGCTCGTGCTCgtgccgctgtgctgcgACGGACGTGACTCGGGGGACGAGCAAGAGGAGTGCATGCCCAGAAAAAACACCCTGTCCGTGTGGTCTGCAAAGGGGGCGCGAGGAAAGATGAAgacgagaagagggaaaggagggagagagggcgtaGAGGAAAAGAGATGGAATGGCGGCTGTGCTGAGGTGTATTCACTAAAGGCTCAACAAGCAACTTCAGTTACGATACATGTCGCTCTGCTGGTGGGATGTGTCCACGTGGGGGTGGGCCATATCGAACTacgcgaaaagagagagagaaaaacacacCGTCGTGTTCGTGGcgcgggcagcggcggctgaagcggtgcccctcccctcccctcttc
This genomic window from Leishmania braziliensis MHOM/BR/75/M2904 complete genome, chromosome 10 contains:
- a CDS encoding flagellar glycoprotein-like protein, producing the protein MGRYGVVGYGGAMVKDGVVFSDMGGSGSAIRLISRNGYISTIAGNLSRKGNNDGPSTEALFGGIASGDSRSNSLASGNGGYYVADTVNSALRFINTSTQTTTTILNASVLRTPNSLAISIIDDKTSVFLSNTGLHQVLYIPTLSSPVGQVNFTSDPFFVPGAITVLPELSRAFIVNATLQIYCWSYAQPGSTSWKVSDPRVADFGRILTTSSDGTKVLYVTSNGSTIASLSAIASPTASPALIPEKMIDFNTLVIGGRVQLFFERTPDSWYILTTTKFMIVSATPIQPEDSSSDSDEILSGRHQGLAAFPTEAFPINDSCLMAQAYHWMRMDATEAYNTTDYLSEFLIPPNNSTTTLVYGDMNVSGWCGNITADLSNDHTILILTFWGPRGYTLQLTQDRLVTSTWTRTRAFLESLKNSGWNLGPFCFFNCTTTCKTITAPKCLVNTESACDDVCRGAIASSVVMAVAGIVLIILMIISPSNILAAVVMVPII